One segment of Cyprinus carpio isolate SPL01 chromosome B20, ASM1834038v1, whole genome shotgun sequence DNA contains the following:
- the LOC109112652 gene encoding NHS-like protein 1 isoform X8, translated as MPVKEISFWGYRKRRSPYSAVSNLDEEKKWTVHYTAPWHQQENVFLPGSRPSCVEDLHRQAKVNLKTALRECDKLRKDGFRSSQYYSQGPTFSGSTNSQHEDEDIEDDEADKKSTASSGEEEKDTCQMRAQSQGEVEGVEVDGQMSGSKAPPLPTPEEKMRQQAQAVLTDIVPINVTGETFDRQASIRRSLINTDTLVRRPKKVKRRKTISGVPDSVQQELAAKGRGGELRPQSMFIPGQYSTLGRVINGNSTLRRSITKDSGCQTENVKIVPPSVRRIRAQKGQGIAAQMAGISTSATNISSVSDGSSPGNSVVVRAPQFGNDIQRFHSLPRGARVSLNAEPLYSSTPFRQEDSTAKSTQQIGKLQVDDTVVHMRNAPRVCTQARPKSQEVRGTWESVPGAVCVVSPHAAYSTSLIPNATLSCSAEVIALHTTSSPGQSSVAGLPYTKARPLSMVSAVNSESTSSVGTGSHTPDAGMKDTCSETGQSDSSLHSHSTLAAGTLSSDEQWIYDTPENVLPRRTLSSSCSTPINHLYSSLERSSKGTDSSSLYSMDNDGYYTSMHLDSGLRSRSQGSGHGHGIGGRAARHSMYECLGQQEDQNSLYSDRSLSRSISLRKPKKPPLPPARTDSLRRKPKKASSPTASIGQSDINNGSVLNESLIATLQQSLQNGLKAKGSSTSPSHSPCSDYEDPWMLRSRSQSSISGGSSGVSATGMAHVYSICHVTPSHSDTSSLRSDYADSWGYYMEYPRPSGDQTRSPCTSSLSAGQVVEMANGKSLQNCNQSNLPHAQEGSDTSVKPKTGTSSPDRVHRLTSPSSGYSSQSNTPTAGTPVPSFMRCMSPSGKPKPRVPERKSSLLSSVSISSSSTSLSSNTSDSNRNNIPPPPPLPAGPVAIVPYHPSSPSPVLSSGPVSTMDQKFPPPPPPLPTTHHQQASMSHPYINSSPEFPPPPPPEVLTDPVLSSFNSSFSPPLPPPPLPAYSPPINQHQPSLTPPTPSSACLKEIKGALKPVNLERKLVSPHSEELSKIGMPLITPLALQSVQLRPAKRPENNGVSQLARPQSPEKPQKPGDPTVPQGIPCIPPNLRPSSPEKKLSIQDSHVEAKPDCVISHSEETSCFTKGSVDLGEVKATAEVDGLETVLSSPAEMPQNSTPKKKPPLISKKPKFSLTFSSVDYVSDFLSAQNDDKISMTTAEDLDPTPVPEQEEKATEKDGIDISAPPDEIRDISPTNGEAQEFSQTPATITLDADKDTSEAEDEERDDEDVTSSTGSFGSKDDESGEVFESSTLDVTQSPSISSDSCGDMVTPTRPRTTEDLFAAIHSLDQLNMNTPQHMRSKRKVLGRKESEEDRSRGPLSPPATPTGMVPGLTSSLPRQTSSIQRSLRKSATSSDTFKALLLKKGSRSETSFRMSAAEMLRSTDPRFQRTRSLDSSFDPASPTGESPCSSPSRNKRTPEDWARNEGMFSTSPSLIGPKYGRSRTPPSAASSKYNARSRILSSPMTVICERDGELTDCEDPCPVPPSNTPLPISQDSNSTLCEQNSS; from the exons ccGTATCTAATCTGGATGAAGAGAAAAAGTGGACTGTGCACTACACGGCTCCATGGCACCAGCAGGAGAACGTCTTTCTGCCGGGCTCCAGACCATCCTGTGTGGAAGACCTGCACCGCCAAGCCAAAGTGAACCTGAAAACAGCTCTCAGAG AATGTGATAAACTGAGGAAAGATGGCTTCCGCAGCTCACAGTACTACTCACAGGGGCCCACCTTCTCAGGCTCCACAAACTCCCAACATGAGGACGAAGATATAGAAGATGATGAAGCTGATAAAAAG TCCACAGCATCTTcaggagaggaagagaaagacacCTGCCAAATGAGAGCACAGAGTCAAGGGGAGGTGGAGGGGGTTGAGGTTGATGGACAAATGTCAGGGTCCAAAGCTCCGCCCCTGCCCACTCCAGAAGAGAAGATGAGGCAGCAGGCTCAGGCCGTTCTCACAGATATTGTCCCCATCAATGTCACAG GGGAGACGTTTGACAGGCAGGCCAGCATCCGCCGCTCCCTAATAAACACTGACACTCTGGTCCGCCGGCCCAAGAAGGTTAAGCGGAGAAAGACTATTTCAGGGGTGCCTGACAGCGTCCAACAGGAACTAG CGGCTAAAGGGCGTGGAGGAGAGCTTCGGCCACAGTCCATGTTTATCCCTGGACAGTATTCAACACTTGGGCGAGTCATAAATGGGAATTCAACTCTCCGTCGATCTATAACAAAAGATTCTGGCTGCCAGACTGAGAATGTGAAAATTGTCCCACCCTCTGTGAGGAGAATACGGGCTCAGAAGGGCCAAGGAATTGCTGCTCAGATGGCCGGCATCTCCACCTCTGCCACGAACATCTCTTCAGTTTCCGATGGGAGCTCCCCTGGAAATTCAGTTGTTGTAAGGGCACCACAGTTTGGCAATGATATCCAACGTTTTCACAGCTTGCCACGAGGTGCACGGGTCTCTCTTAACGCAGAGCCCCTTTACAGTAGCACCCCTTTCAGGCAAGAAGACTCCACTGCAAAGTCAACTCAGCAGATTGGAAAATTACAAGTAGATGATACTGTGGTGCACATGAGGAATGCCCCCAGGGTATGCACCCAAGCACGGCCAAAATCTCAGGAGGTTAGAGGTACATGGGAATCTGTCCCGGGTGCAGTCTGTGTAGTTTCTCCACATGCTGCCTACTCAACCTCCCTTATACCTAATGCTACTCTATCATGTTCTGCTGAGGTTATCGCACTCCACACCACGTCAAGCCCTGGCCAGAGCTCAGTTGCTGGCTTACCGTACACTAAAGCTAGACCTCTTAGCATGGTCTCAGCTGTCAACAGTGAGAGCACCAGTAGTGTGGGCACAGGATCACACACACCAGACGCAGGTATGAAGGATACCTGCAGTGAGACTGGCCAGTCCGATAGCAGTTTGCACAGCCACAGCACCCTTGCCGCAGGAACACTGTCTTCAGATGAGCAATGGATTTATGACACTCCTGAGAATGTCTTGCCCAGAAGGACACTATCTTCCAGCTGCTCAACACCCATAAATCATCTCTATAGTAGCCTTGAACGCTCCTCAAAAGGTACAGACTCTAGTTCGCTCTACTCTATGGACAATGATGGCTACTACACTTCCATGCATCTCGATTCAGGCCTTAGGTCAAGGAGCCAGGGTAGTGGCCATGGTCATGGCATAGGAGGAAGAGCGGCAAGACACAGTATGTACGAGTGCCTGGGTCAGCAAGAAGACCAAAACAGCTTGTACAGTGACCGGTCGCTGTCACGATCCATTTCTCTACGCAAGCCTAAGAAACCACCTCTTCCACCAGCACGCACAGACTCTCTACGACGAAAGCCTAAGAAAGCCAGCTCTCCCACTGCTAGTATTGGACAGTCAGATATTAACAATGGTTCGGTTCTCAATGAGTCATTGATTGCCACGCTCCAACAGTCACTTCAGAATGGGCTGAAAGCCAAAGGGTCCTCCACCTCACCGTCTCATAGTCCTTGTAGTGACTATGAGGACCCCTGGATGCTTCGTTCcaggagccagagcagcatcagTGGAGGCAGCAGTGGTGTGTCAGCTACAGGGATGGCTCATGTGTACTCCATTTGTCACGTCACACCTTCTCATAGTGACACTAGTAGCCTCCGTTCTGATTATGCAGACTCCTGGGGCTACTACATGGAGTACCCTCGTCCATCTGGGGATCAGACACGGTCACCTTGCACCAGTTCACTTTCTGCTGGACAAGTGGTTGAGATGGCAAATGGGAAAAGCCTACAGAATTGTAACCAGTCTAATCTTCCACATGCCCAGGAAGGCAGTGATACGTCTGTGAAGCCTAAAACAGGCACCTCATCACCGGATAGGGTACATCGGTTGACTTCACCATCAAGTGGATACTCGAGTCAATCCAACACTCCAACAGCTGGCACTCCTGTTCCCTCCTTCATGAGATGCATGTCCCCATCCGGCAAGCCCAAACCCAGAGTACCTGAAAGAAAATCATCCCTGCTTTCATCTGTATCCATATCGTCGTCTTCCACTTCTCTTTCCTCCAACACCTCTGATTCCAACAGGAACAAtattcctcctccacctcctctacCAGCTGGTCCTGTTGCTATTGTACCTTATCATCCATCCTCTCCTTCTCCCGTTCTGTCCTCCGGGCCTGTGAGCACCATGGACCAGAAATTTCCCCCTCCGCCACCTCCTTTACCCACAACCCACCATCAACAAGCATCCATGAGCCATCCTTACATCAATTCCTCCCCTGAATTTCCCCCACCTCCACCTCCGGAAGTGTTGACTGACCCTGTCTTGTCAAGCTTCAATAGTTCTTTTAGCCCTCCACTACCTCCTCCACCATTGCCTGCTTATTCTCCACCCATAAATCAACATCAACCCAGCTTGACACCGCCTACACCTTCCTCTGCTTGCTTAAAGGAAATTAAAGGTGCCCTAAAACCAGTGAACCTAGAAAGAAAACTAGTGTCACCTCACTCAGAGGAGCTTAGTAAGATTGGCATGCCTCTCATTACCCCTTTGGCCCTGCAGAGTGTACAGCTTCGGCCAGCAAAACGGCCAGAAAACAATGGAGTTAGCCAGTTAGCCAGACCCCAATCACCAGAGAAGCCTCAAAAACCAGGGGATCCCACAGTTCCTCAGGGCATCCCTTGCATACCTCCAAATTTAAGGCCATCATCTCCAGAGAAAAAACTCTCCATCCAGGATAGCCATGTTGAAGCAAAACCTGACTGTGTAATATCACATTCTGAGGAGACATCCTGCTTTACAAAAGGTTCTGTAGATCTTGGTGAGGTTAAGGCCACAGCTGAAGTAGATGGTCTTGAGACTGTCCTTTCATCACCTGCGGAAATGCCACAGAACTCTACACCCAAGAAGAAGCCTCCGCTGATTTCCAAAAAGCCCAAGTTTTCTCTGACCTTTTCCTCAGTGGATTATGTCAGTGATTTCCTGAGTGCTCAGAATGATGATAAAATCTCTATGACTACAGCTGAAGATCTGGACCCCACACCTGTTCCAGAACAGGAAGAAAAGGCAACTGAGAAAGATGGCATTGACATTTCTGCACCTCCTGATGAGATAAGAGACATTTCTCCCACAAATGGTGAAGCTCAGGAGTTCTCCCAGACTCCTGCTACCATTACTCTAGATGCAGACAAGGACACCTCTGAAGCAGAGGATGAAGAAAGAGATGATGAAGATGTAACCAGCAGCACAGGATCTTTTGGCTCTAAAGATGATGAAAGTG GTGAGGTGTTTGAGTCCAGCACGTTGGACGTCACTCAGTCTCCCAGCATCAGCAGCGACAGCTGTGGGGACATGGTGACCCCCACACGGCCCCGCACCACAGAGGACCTCTTTGCTGCCATTCACAG CCTGGACCAGTTGAACATGAACACCCCCCAACATATGAG GTCGAAGCGGAAGGTCCTTGGCCGCAAGGAATCCGAAGAGGACCGTTCACGAGGTCCTTTATCCCCACCGGCCACCCCTACAGGAATGGTCCCCGGCTTGACTTCCTCTCTGCCACGGCAAACAAGCTCCATCCAGCGCAGCCTGCGCAAATCCGCAACAAGCAGTGACACCTTCAAGGCCCTCCTGTTGAAAAAAGGCAGTCGCTCCGAGACCAGCTTCCGCATGTCTGCTGCAGAGATGCTGCGCAGCACCGACCCACGCTTTCAGAGAACTCGCTCTCTCGACTCCTCATTCGATCCAGCATCTCCAACAGGCGAGAGCCCCTGCTCTTCACCAAGCCGGAACAAGAGGACGCCCGAGGACTGGGCACGCAACGAGGGAATGTTTTCAACGTCCCCATCATTAATCGGTCCGAAGTACGGCCGATCTCGCACACCGCCCTCCGCTGCCAGCAGCAAGTATAACGCCCGCAGCCGGATCCTCAGCAGCCCCATGACTGTTATTTGCGAGAGGGATGGGGAACTCACTGACTGTGAAGACCCATGCCCTGTTCCTCCATCAAACACGCCCCTTCCCATCTCTCAGGACTCCAACAGTACTTTATGTGAGCAGAACAGCAGTTAG
- the LOC109112652 gene encoding NHS-like protein 1 isoform X11, translating to MCVEGPAVSNLDEEKKWTVHYTAPWHQQENVFLPGSRPSCVEDLHRQAKVNLKTALRECDKLRKDGFRSSQYYSQGPTFSGSTNSQHEDEDIEDDEADKKSTASSGEEEKDTCQMRAQSQGEVEGVEVDGQMSGSKAPPLPTPEEKMRQQAQAVLTDIVPINVTGETFDRQASIRRSLINTDTLVRRPKKVKRRKTISGVPDSVQQELAAKGRGGELRPQSMFIPGQYSTLGRVINGNSTLRRSITKDSGCQTENVKIVPPSVRRIRAQKGQGIAAQMAGISTSATNISSVSDGSSPGNSVVVRAPQFGNDIQRFHSLPRGARVSLNAEPLYSSTPFRQEDSTAKSTQQIGKLQVDDTVVHMRNAPRVCTQARPKSQEVRGTWESVPGAVCVVSPHAAYSTSLIPNATLSCSAEVIALHTTSSPGQSSVAGLPYTKARPLSMVSAVNSESTSSVGTGSHTPDAGMKDTCSETGQSDSSLHSHSTLAAGTLSSDEQWIYDTPENVLPRRTLSSSCSTPINHLYSSLERSSKGTDSSSLYSMDNDGYYTSMHLDSGLRSRSQGSGHGHGIGGRAARHSMYECLGQQEDQNSLYSDRSLSRSISLRKPKKPPLPPARTDSLRRKPKKASSPTASIGQSDINNGSVLNESLIATLQQSLQNGLKAKGSSTSPSHSPCSDYEDPWMLRSRSQSSISGGSSGVSATGMAHVYSICHVTPSHSDTSSLRSDYADSWGYYMEYPRPSGDQTRSPCTSSLSAGQVVEMANGKSLQNCNQSNLPHAQEGSDTSVKPKTGTSSPDRVHRLTSPSSGYSSQSNTPTAGTPVPSFMRCMSPSGKPKPRVPERKSSLLSSVSISSSSTSLSSNTSDSNRNNIPPPPPLPAGPVAIVPYHPSSPSPVLSSGPVSTMDQKFPPPPPPLPTTHHQQASMSHPYINSSPEFPPPPPPEVLTDPVLSSFNSSFSPPLPPPPLPAYSPPINQHQPSLTPPTPSSACLKEIKGALKPVNLERKLVSPHSEELSKIGMPLITPLALQSVQLRPAKRPENNGVSQLARPQSPEKPQKPGDPTVPQGIPCIPPNLRPSSPEKKLSIQDSHVEAKPDCVISHSEETSCFTKGSVDLGEVKATAEVDGLETVLSSPAEMPQNSTPKKKPPLISKKPKFSLTFSSVDYVSDFLSAQNDDKISMTTAEDLDPTPVPEQEEKATEKDGIDISAPPDEIRDISPTNGEAQEFSQTPATITLDADKDTSEAEDEERDDEDVTSSTGSFGSKDDESGEVFESSTLDVTQSPSISSDSCGDMVTPTRPRTTEDLFAAIHSLDQLNMNTPQHMRSKRKVLGRKESEEDRSRGPLSPPATPTGMVPGLTSSLPRQTSSIQRSLRKSATSSDTFKALLLKKGSRSETSFRMSAAEMLRSTDPRFQRTRSLDSSFDPASPTGESPCSSPSRNKRTPEDWARNEGMFSTSPSLIGPKYGRSRTPPSAASSKYNARSRILSSPMTVICERDGELTDCEDPCPVPPSNTPLPISQDSNSTLCEQNSS from the exons ccGTATCTAATCTGGATGAAGAGAAAAAGTGGACTGTGCACTACACGGCTCCATGGCACCAGCAGGAGAACGTCTTTCTGCCGGGCTCCAGACCATCCTGTGTGGAAGACCTGCACCGCCAAGCCAAAGTGAACCTGAAAACAGCTCTCAGAG AATGTGATAAACTGAGGAAAGATGGCTTCCGCAGCTCACAGTACTACTCACAGGGGCCCACCTTCTCAGGCTCCACAAACTCCCAACATGAGGACGAAGATATAGAAGATGATGAAGCTGATAAAAAG TCCACAGCATCTTcaggagaggaagagaaagacacCTGCCAAATGAGAGCACAGAGTCAAGGGGAGGTGGAGGGGGTTGAGGTTGATGGACAAATGTCAGGGTCCAAAGCTCCGCCCCTGCCCACTCCAGAAGAGAAGATGAGGCAGCAGGCTCAGGCCGTTCTCACAGATATTGTCCCCATCAATGTCACAG GGGAGACGTTTGACAGGCAGGCCAGCATCCGCCGCTCCCTAATAAACACTGACACTCTGGTCCGCCGGCCCAAGAAGGTTAAGCGGAGAAAGACTATTTCAGGGGTGCCTGACAGCGTCCAACAGGAACTAG CGGCTAAAGGGCGTGGAGGAGAGCTTCGGCCACAGTCCATGTTTATCCCTGGACAGTATTCAACACTTGGGCGAGTCATAAATGGGAATTCAACTCTCCGTCGATCTATAACAAAAGATTCTGGCTGCCAGACTGAGAATGTGAAAATTGTCCCACCCTCTGTGAGGAGAATACGGGCTCAGAAGGGCCAAGGAATTGCTGCTCAGATGGCCGGCATCTCCACCTCTGCCACGAACATCTCTTCAGTTTCCGATGGGAGCTCCCCTGGAAATTCAGTTGTTGTAAGGGCACCACAGTTTGGCAATGATATCCAACGTTTTCACAGCTTGCCACGAGGTGCACGGGTCTCTCTTAACGCAGAGCCCCTTTACAGTAGCACCCCTTTCAGGCAAGAAGACTCCACTGCAAAGTCAACTCAGCAGATTGGAAAATTACAAGTAGATGATACTGTGGTGCACATGAGGAATGCCCCCAGGGTATGCACCCAAGCACGGCCAAAATCTCAGGAGGTTAGAGGTACATGGGAATCTGTCCCGGGTGCAGTCTGTGTAGTTTCTCCACATGCTGCCTACTCAACCTCCCTTATACCTAATGCTACTCTATCATGTTCTGCTGAGGTTATCGCACTCCACACCACGTCAAGCCCTGGCCAGAGCTCAGTTGCTGGCTTACCGTACACTAAAGCTAGACCTCTTAGCATGGTCTCAGCTGTCAACAGTGAGAGCACCAGTAGTGTGGGCACAGGATCACACACACCAGACGCAGGTATGAAGGATACCTGCAGTGAGACTGGCCAGTCCGATAGCAGTTTGCACAGCCACAGCACCCTTGCCGCAGGAACACTGTCTTCAGATGAGCAATGGATTTATGACACTCCTGAGAATGTCTTGCCCAGAAGGACACTATCTTCCAGCTGCTCAACACCCATAAATCATCTCTATAGTAGCCTTGAACGCTCCTCAAAAGGTACAGACTCTAGTTCGCTCTACTCTATGGACAATGATGGCTACTACACTTCCATGCATCTCGATTCAGGCCTTAGGTCAAGGAGCCAGGGTAGTGGCCATGGTCATGGCATAGGAGGAAGAGCGGCAAGACACAGTATGTACGAGTGCCTGGGTCAGCAAGAAGACCAAAACAGCTTGTACAGTGACCGGTCGCTGTCACGATCCATTTCTCTACGCAAGCCTAAGAAACCACCTCTTCCACCAGCACGCACAGACTCTCTACGACGAAAGCCTAAGAAAGCCAGCTCTCCCACTGCTAGTATTGGACAGTCAGATATTAACAATGGTTCGGTTCTCAATGAGTCATTGATTGCCACGCTCCAACAGTCACTTCAGAATGGGCTGAAAGCCAAAGGGTCCTCCACCTCACCGTCTCATAGTCCTTGTAGTGACTATGAGGACCCCTGGATGCTTCGTTCcaggagccagagcagcatcagTGGAGGCAGCAGTGGTGTGTCAGCTACAGGGATGGCTCATGTGTACTCCATTTGTCACGTCACACCTTCTCATAGTGACACTAGTAGCCTCCGTTCTGATTATGCAGACTCCTGGGGCTACTACATGGAGTACCCTCGTCCATCTGGGGATCAGACACGGTCACCTTGCACCAGTTCACTTTCTGCTGGACAAGTGGTTGAGATGGCAAATGGGAAAAGCCTACAGAATTGTAACCAGTCTAATCTTCCACATGCCCAGGAAGGCAGTGATACGTCTGTGAAGCCTAAAACAGGCACCTCATCACCGGATAGGGTACATCGGTTGACTTCACCATCAAGTGGATACTCGAGTCAATCCAACACTCCAACAGCTGGCACTCCTGTTCCCTCCTTCATGAGATGCATGTCCCCATCCGGCAAGCCCAAACCCAGAGTACCTGAAAGAAAATCATCCCTGCTTTCATCTGTATCCATATCGTCGTCTTCCACTTCTCTTTCCTCCAACACCTCTGATTCCAACAGGAACAAtattcctcctccacctcctctacCAGCTGGTCCTGTTGCTATTGTACCTTATCATCCATCCTCTCCTTCTCCCGTTCTGTCCTCCGGGCCTGTGAGCACCATGGACCAGAAATTTCCCCCTCCGCCACCTCCTTTACCCACAACCCACCATCAACAAGCATCCATGAGCCATCCTTACATCAATTCCTCCCCTGAATTTCCCCCACCTCCACCTCCGGAAGTGTTGACTGACCCTGTCTTGTCAAGCTTCAATAGTTCTTTTAGCCCTCCACTACCTCCTCCACCATTGCCTGCTTATTCTCCACCCATAAATCAACATCAACCCAGCTTGACACCGCCTACACCTTCCTCTGCTTGCTTAAAGGAAATTAAAGGTGCCCTAAAACCAGTGAACCTAGAAAGAAAACTAGTGTCACCTCACTCAGAGGAGCTTAGTAAGATTGGCATGCCTCTCATTACCCCTTTGGCCCTGCAGAGTGTACAGCTTCGGCCAGCAAAACGGCCAGAAAACAATGGAGTTAGCCAGTTAGCCAGACCCCAATCACCAGAGAAGCCTCAAAAACCAGGGGATCCCACAGTTCCTCAGGGCATCCCTTGCATACCTCCAAATTTAAGGCCATCATCTCCAGAGAAAAAACTCTCCATCCAGGATAGCCATGTTGAAGCAAAACCTGACTGTGTAATATCACATTCTGAGGAGACATCCTGCTTTACAAAAGGTTCTGTAGATCTTGGTGAGGTTAAGGCCACAGCTGAAGTAGATGGTCTTGAGACTGTCCTTTCATCACCTGCGGAAATGCCACAGAACTCTACACCCAAGAAGAAGCCTCCGCTGATTTCCAAAAAGCCCAAGTTTTCTCTGACCTTTTCCTCAGTGGATTATGTCAGTGATTTCCTGAGTGCTCAGAATGATGATAAAATCTCTATGACTACAGCTGAAGATCTGGACCCCACACCTGTTCCAGAACAGGAAGAAAAGGCAACTGAGAAAGATGGCATTGACATTTCTGCACCTCCTGATGAGATAAGAGACATTTCTCCCACAAATGGTGAAGCTCAGGAGTTCTCCCAGACTCCTGCTACCATTACTCTAGATGCAGACAAGGACACCTCTGAAGCAGAGGATGAAGAAAGAGATGATGAAGATGTAACCAGCAGCACAGGATCTTTTGGCTCTAAAGATGATGAAAGTG GTGAGGTGTTTGAGTCCAGCACGTTGGACGTCACTCAGTCTCCCAGCATCAGCAGCGACAGCTGTGGGGACATGGTGACCCCCACACGGCCCCGCACCACAGAGGACCTCTTTGCTGCCATTCACAG CCTGGACCAGTTGAACATGAACACCCCCCAACATATGAG GTCGAAGCGGAAGGTCCTTGGCCGCAAGGAATCCGAAGAGGACCGTTCACGAGGTCCTTTATCCCCACCGGCCACCCCTACAGGAATGGTCCCCGGCTTGACTTCCTCTCTGCCACGGCAAACAAGCTCCATCCAGCGCAGCCTGCGCAAATCCGCAACAAGCAGTGACACCTTCAAGGCCCTCCTGTTGAAAAAAGGCAGTCGCTCCGAGACCAGCTTCCGCATGTCTGCTGCAGAGATGCTGCGCAGCACCGACCCACGCTTTCAGAGAACTCGCTCTCTCGACTCCTCATTCGATCCAGCATCTCCAACAGGCGAGAGCCCCTGCTCTTCACCAAGCCGGAACAAGAGGACGCCCGAGGACTGGGCACGCAACGAGGGAATGTTTTCAACGTCCCCATCATTAATCGGTCCGAAGTACGGCCGATCTCGCACACCGCCCTCCGCTGCCAGCAGCAAGTATAACGCCCGCAGCCGGATCCTCAGCAGCCCCATGACTGTTATTTGCGAGAGGGATGGGGAACTCACTGACTGTGAAGACCCATGCCCTGTTCCTCCATCAAACACGCCCCTTCCCATCTCTCAGGACTCCAACAGTACTTTATGTGAGCAGAACAGCAGTTAG